Proteins encoded together in one Gigantopelta aegis isolate Gae_Host chromosome 8, Gae_host_genome, whole genome shotgun sequence window:
- the LOC121378997 gene encoding uncharacterized protein LOC121378997, which translates to MTQIELPYLTEGYLGKQAKFDSYGLTTVSHPDPVVMMDTDRVEIVIGAPSKTRMTSKLISMERKKEMNEYHLVMRAGLNFCFLVHPPTAGFYKLQLYALPPDEAGPQMQGVINYLIHCPGLAADVQPFPKVYPLWKEGCYLYEPLFLTKGIRDVGVKFSYFIPKARDVQIKVDNDWNKLEAVKPDVYEGFVDFTQGYPSGTKVKLNVKFGGNKFDTLMEYTI; encoded by the coding sequence ATGACACAGATAGAACTTCCATATTTGACCGAAGGCTACCTGGGTAAACAGGCAAAGTTTGACTCTTACGGGCTTACTACCGTCTCCCACCCCGACCCAGTGGTTATGATGGACACAGACAGGGTGGAAATTGTCATCGGAGCTCCATCCAAAACGAGAATGACGTCAAAGTTGATCTCCATGGAGAGGAAGAAGGAGATGAACGAATACCACCTTGTGATGAGGGCTGGTCTAAACTTTTGCTTCCTCGTCCATCCCCCTACAGCAGGTTTCTACAAACTGCAGCTGTACGCCCTGCCTCCAGACGAGGCTGGACCACAGATGCAAGGTGTCATCAACTATCTCATCCACTGTCCCGGGTTAGCTGCCGATGTCCAGCCATTCCCAAAGGTCTACCCACTTTGGAAAGAAGGATGTTATCTGTACGAACCACTCTTCTTGACGAAAGGTATCAGGGATGTGGGTGTGAAGTTTAGCTATTTCATTCCAAAGGCCAGAGATGTGCAGATAAAGGTGGACAATGACTGGAATAAACTGGAGGCGGTGAAACCAGATGTTTATGAAGGGTTCGTGGATTTCACCCAGGGTTATCCCAGTGGAACAAAGGTGAAGCTAAACGTCAAGTTTGGTGGAAATAAATTCGACACGCTGATGGAATATACAATTTGA